The following coding sequences lie in one Miscanthus floridulus cultivar M001 unplaced genomic scaffold, ASM1932011v1 fs_477_2_3, whole genome shotgun sequence genomic window:
- the LOC136531926 gene encoding uncharacterized protein: MHAPHTLLLMIYCLPTCTRILQDGTTKQYAGFPSLFAHLIILLIIQVRELTQQFPAVVPLALILKKFLADRSLDHPYSGGLSSYCLVLLIVRFLQHEHHLGRPINQNLGSLLMDFLYFFGNIFDPRHMRISIQGSGIYLNRERGHSIDPIHIDDPLCPANNVGRNCFRIHQCIKAFADAFAVLENELLQFSSECSMPASTFNILKKIIPSIDSDEL, translated from the exons ATGCATGCACCACACACATTGCTGCTAATGATATATTGCTTACCAACATGCACAAGAATTTTGCAAGATGGAACTACTAAGCAGTATGCAGGATTTCCCAGCCTATTTGCCCACCTTATTATATTGTTAATTATACAGGTACGCGAGTTGACCCAGCAATTTCCTGCGGTTGTACCTCTTGCCTTGATTCTCAAGAAGTTTTTGGCTGACCGGAGTTTGGACCACCCCTATTCAGGTGGTCTAAGCTCTTACTGTTTG GTGCTGTTAATTGTTCGTTTTCTCCAGCATGAGCATCATCTTGGTCGGCCTATTAACCAA AATCTGGGCAGCCTTTTGATGGATTTCTTGTACTTCTTTGG GAACATATTTGATCCACGCCATATGCGCATTTCCATCCAAGGAAGTGGAATTTATTTGAATCGAGAAAGAGGGCACAG CATTGACCCGATTCACATAGATGATCCACTTTGCCCTGCTAACAATGTGGGCAGGAATTGTTTCCGCATTCACCAATGTATTAAG GCATTTGCTGATGCATTTGCTGTTCTTGAGAATGAGCTACTGCAGTTCAGTTCAGAATGTAGCATGCCTGCATCAACATTCAATATACTAAAGAAAATAATCCCAAGTATTGATTCTGATGAGCTGTAG